In one Sporocytophaga myxococcoides genomic region, the following are encoded:
- a CDS encoding helix-turn-helix domain-containing protein yields the protein MIQSEIHRVKSIAEFHKMKGLPSPMHPLISVIDYNKVECSNEVHFKNFVFDFYHISCKRSVGTKYKYGQGSYDFDEGVMFFIAPNQVFGIEPIAEIASPKSGWMLLVHPDFFWNTSLAKNIKRYEYFDYEVNEALFLSEKEEGILNSIVSNIEQEYQSNIDKFSQNIIVSQIETLLNYSERFYQRQFITRKKNNHQVLANLENLLNDYFNHDELTRKGLPTVQYIADALSISPTYLSSLLKSITGLTAQQHIHEKLIEKAKEKLSTSNLSVGEIAYELGFEHSQSFSKLFKAKTNQSPLEFRASFN from the coding sequence ATGATCCAGTCTGAAATACATAGGGTAAAATCAATTGCCGAATTTCATAAAATGAAAGGGCTTCCGTCACCGATGCATCCCTTGATCAGCGTGATTGATTATAACAAGGTGGAATGTTCTAATGAGGTACACTTTAAAAATTTTGTTTTTGATTTTTATCATATCTCTTGCAAACGCAGTGTAGGAACAAAATATAAATATGGCCAGGGGAGTTACGACTTTGATGAAGGGGTAATGTTTTTTATCGCGCCGAACCAGGTATTTGGCATAGAACCTATAGCAGAAATAGCATCGCCCAAATCGGGGTGGATGCTTTTGGTTCACCCGGATTTCTTTTGGAATACTTCATTGGCAAAGAACATAAAACGTTATGAATATTTTGACTATGAAGTAAACGAAGCCTTGTTTTTGTCTGAAAAAGAAGAGGGGATTCTGAACAGTATAGTAAGTAATATTGAGCAGGAGTATCAAAGCAATATCGATAAGTTTAGCCAAAATATTATTGTATCGCAAATAGAAACCTTGCTCAATTATTCAGAAAGATTTTATCAAAGACAATTCATCACCAGAAAAAAGAATAATCATCAGGTATTAGCTAATCTGGAAAATCTGTTGAATGACTATTTTAACCATGATGAGTTAACCAGAAAGGGTTTGCCAACGGTTCAATACATTGCAGATGCTTTAAGTATCTCACCAACATATTTAAGTAGTTTGTTAAAATCCATTACAGGACTTACAGCCCAGCAGCATATTCATGAGAAGTTAATAGAAAAGGCCAAAGAGAAGCTGTCCACATCAAATTTATCAGTCGGTGAGATTGCCTATGAATTGGGTTTTGAACATTCACAATCATTCAGCAAGTTGTTTAAAGCTAAGACAAACCAGAGCCCTCTGGAGTTTAGAGCTTCTTTTAATTGA
- a CDS encoding SDR family oxidoreductase, whose amino-acid sequence MNTKKIALVTGASRGLGKDMAINIAKKGIDVIITYNSNEMAANEVVRAIQTLGQKSIAFQLDTSNINNFSTFVSKLTDYLQSEYGKANFDFLINNAGTGIYGSVEDTTVEAFDAMMNIHFKGVYFLTQKLLPLLNNGGSIINISSGLTRVCFPNVSAYASMKAAIEMYTKCLAKELGPRRITANVVAPGAIATDFGGGSNKSDENKRRAIASITALGRVGEAKDIGGVVAFLCTPEAGWMNGQRIELSGGMAL is encoded by the coding sequence ATGAATACAAAAAAAATTGCATTGGTAACAGGAGCTAGTCGCGGCCTGGGTAAAGATATGGCTATAAATATTGCCAAAAAGGGAATAGACGTTATAATAACTTATAACAGCAACGAAATGGCAGCTAATGAAGTGGTGCGTGCAATTCAAACATTAGGACAAAAGTCAATAGCTTTTCAACTGGACACTAGTAACATCAATAACTTTAGTACTTTTGTAAGTAAGCTAACCGATTATTTACAATCAGAATATGGTAAAGCCAATTTTGATTTTTTAATTAATAATGCCGGAACGGGCATATACGGTTCTGTGGAAGATACAACAGTTGAAGCTTTTGATGCCATGATGAACATCCATTTTAAAGGTGTGTATTTCCTGACACAAAAATTATTGCCTTTGTTAAATAATGGAGGAAGCATTATTAACATTTCATCCGGTCTTACAAGAGTTTGCTTTCCTAACGTATCCGCTTATGCCAGCATGAAAGCTGCTATTGAAATGTATACAAAATGTCTGGCGAAAGAATTAGGACCAAGAAGAATTACTGCTAATGTTGTTGCTCCTGGTGCAATAGCTACCGATTTTGGAGGTGGCTCAAACAAGAGTGATGAAAATAAGAGAAGGGCAATAGCAAGTATTACAGCATTGGGAAGAGTTGGCGAAGCAAAAGACATAGGTGGTGTTGTAGCATTTCTATGCACACCGGAAGCAGGATGGATGAATGGACAAAGAATAGAGTTGTCCGGAGGTATGGCTTTGTAA